The Cystobacter fuscus DSM 2262 genome includes a region encoding these proteins:
- a CDS encoding peptide MFS transporter → MTMTPAPSRSGEPAAPPLATRGFFGHPRGLATLFFTEMWERFSFYGMKALLILFMTETVARGGLGFDTAKASAIYGLYGSAVYLTALPGGWLADRFIGQRRAVLVGGIIIALGHFSMAMTGVAFFYLGLVLIVTGTGLLKPNISAMVGGLYPEGGARRDAGFSIFYMGINIGVSVAPIVVGLLGERVSWHAGFGVAGVGMVLGLIQYVVGGKHLGDVGLPTRRSTEVSAEAPRAGSRGVVLGVGAVLVVLLGALQGLGVVDMRSAVGLGDAAGFVIVALALAFFGYMFAAGGLGATDKRRLGVIGVFFLSSTIFWAGFEQAGSSLNLFARELTDRDMFGWNLPASLLQSVNGVFIITLAPVFAWLWVWLNRRGREPSSPAKFSLGLLMLGAGFLVMVGASLAAAGGHRVSPMWLVLTYLLHTFGELSLSPVGLSTVTKLAPPRTVGMMMGVWFMSMSLGNLLAGRVAGQFEAMPLPQLFGAVAAVAIAAGVLLALFVQPLRRMMGGVN, encoded by the coding sequence ATGACGATGACCCCGGCCCCCTCGCGCTCCGGAGAACCCGCGGCCCCACCGCTCGCGACCCGAGGCTTCTTCGGCCATCCGCGGGGACTGGCCACGCTGTTCTTCACGGAGATGTGGGAGCGCTTCAGCTTCTACGGCATGAAGGCGTTGCTCATCCTCTTCATGACGGAGACGGTGGCGCGGGGAGGACTGGGCTTCGACACGGCGAAGGCGAGCGCCATCTATGGCCTGTATGGCTCGGCGGTGTACCTCACCGCGCTGCCGGGAGGCTGGCTCGCGGACCGGTTCATCGGCCAGCGCCGGGCGGTGCTGGTGGGCGGCATCATCATCGCGCTCGGGCACTTCAGCATGGCGATGACCGGGGTGGCGTTCTTCTACCTGGGGCTCGTGCTCATCGTGACGGGCACGGGGCTGCTCAAACCCAACATCAGCGCCATGGTGGGCGGGCTCTACCCCGAGGGCGGGGCACGGCGCGACGCGGGCTTCTCCATCTTCTACATGGGCATCAACATCGGCGTCTCCGTGGCGCCCATCGTGGTGGGCCTCTTGGGCGAGCGCGTGAGCTGGCACGCGGGCTTTGGCGTCGCGGGCGTCGGCATGGTGCTCGGCCTCATCCAGTACGTGGTGGGCGGCAAGCACCTGGGCGACGTGGGACTGCCCACGCGCAGGAGCACGGAGGTGTCCGCCGAGGCGCCCCGCGCGGGCTCGCGTGGCGTGGTGCTCGGGGTGGGGGCCGTGCTGGTGGTGCTCCTGGGCGCGTTGCAGGGACTGGGCGTCGTGGACATGAGGAGCGCGGTGGGCCTGGGCGACGCGGCGGGCTTCGTCATCGTGGCGCTCGCGCTCGCCTTCTTCGGGTACATGTTCGCCGCGGGCGGGCTGGGCGCCACGGACAAGCGCCGCCTGGGCGTCATTGGCGTCTTCTTCCTGAGCTCCACCATCTTCTGGGCCGGCTTCGAGCAGGCGGGCTCCTCGCTCAACCTCTTCGCCCGGGAGCTCACGGACAGAGACATGTTCGGCTGGAACCTGCCCGCGAGCCTCCTGCAGTCCGTCAACGGGGTGTTCATCATCACCCTGGCGCCGGTGTTCGCCTGGTTGTGGGTGTGGCTCAACCGGCGGGGCCGCGAGCCCTCCAGTCCCGCCAAGTTCTCCCTGGGACTGTTGATGCTGGGGGCGGGCTTCCTGGTGATGGTGGGCGCGTCGCTCGCGGCCGCGGGAGGCCACCGGGTGAGCCCGATGTGGCTGGTGCTCACCTACCTGCTGCACACCTTCGGCGAGCTGAGCCTGAGCCCCGTGGGACTGAGCACGGTGACGAAGCTCGCTCCGCCGCGCACGGTGGGCATGATGATGGGCGTGTGGTTCATGTCCATGTCGCTCGGCAACCTCCTCGCCGGGCGCGTGGCGGGACAGTTCGAGGCCATGCCCCTGCCCCAGCTCTTCGGCGCGGTGGCCGCCGTCGCCATCGCCGCGGGCGTCCTGCTCGCCCTCTTCGTCCAACCCTTGCGGCGGATGATGGGCGGGGTGAACTGA
- a CDS encoding YqjF family protein, with translation MSSPDIDRLAPTRRPDERPVMYQSWRHLLFLHWSLPVEQVAPLLPGGLTLDTFEGRAWVGLVPFTMRGVRPRGLPAVGFLSDFHETNVRTYVHFQGRDPGVWFFSLEAANAIAVRLARAWFKLPYHFAGMELTAAPGGTSYAYRSERRWPPPTPASCAVRCLPRGSASTSTPGTLQHFLVERYFLYSQARGELYRGQVHHAPYEVRGADVEGLEETLLAAAGLSRPSEPPLAHFSEGVDVDVFRLRRVVR, from the coding sequence ATGTCTTCGCCGGACATCGATCGCCTCGCGCCCACGCGCCGCCCGGACGAGCGGCCGGTGATGTACCAGAGCTGGCGCCACCTGCTCTTCCTGCACTGGTCGCTGCCCGTGGAACAGGTGGCCCCGCTGCTGCCCGGGGGACTCACGCTCGACACCTTCGAGGGCCGGGCCTGGGTGGGGCTGGTGCCCTTCACCATGCGCGGGGTACGGCCCCGGGGCCTGCCCGCGGTGGGCTTCCTGTCGGACTTCCACGAGACGAACGTGCGCACCTACGTGCACTTCCAGGGGCGCGACCCGGGCGTCTGGTTCTTCAGCCTCGAGGCCGCCAACGCCATCGCGGTCCGGCTGGCCCGGGCCTGGTTCAAGCTGCCCTACCACTTCGCGGGCATGGAGCTGACGGCGGCGCCCGGGGGCACCTCCTACGCCTACCGTTCCGAGCGCCGCTGGCCCCCGCCCACGCCCGCCTCCTGCGCGGTGCGGTGCCTGCCGCGGGGGAGCGCGTCCACGTCCACGCCGGGCACGCTCCAGCACTTCCTCGTCGAGCGCTACTTCCTCTACTCCCAGGCCCGCGGCGAGCTCTACCGCGGGCAGGTGCACCACGCGCCCTACGAGGTGAGGGGCGCGGACGTGGAGGGGCTGGAGGAGACGCTCCTGGCGGCCGCGGGCCTGTCCCGCCCGTCCGAGCCGCCCCTGGCCCACTTCTCCGAGGGCGTGGACGTGGACGTGTTCCGCTTGCGGCGCGTGGTGCGCTGA
- a CDS encoding serine/threonine-protein kinase translates to MMADLDSTFHILPHKEHTPSRDVPTRVQVSPGVLAGEYVLKAVLASGGHGAVYEAEHRILGRRAAVKVLHPHLTDQGEMLQRFVREARVVNQIRHPHIVDVYDFGMLPDGSPYYVMELLPGRTLSQLLHERGRLSPERALAFLEPVCEALEAAHRAGVVHRDLKASNVAVVSEGEPPVVKLLDFGIAKFIHPEPGQEGLTIAGQRLGTSQAMAPEQFRSGNIGPTTDVYALGVLLYQMLTGHYPFQSDDRLEVERMHLEAPPPRPSTEAPVPPAVDAVVLRCLEKEAEHRYPDVDSFRTALREAVLPASTTRLTAISRSVRAFALHAEVVLEEGAEDDAAYTTVSEVLDGLEQDLRAAGFVLAVQTGMALLGVRPLDEPPRTGARELLETAHQLHERAQARARGTRVSVRACVHVGQVDARRGPEGIDITGGPLADIAGWVVRDTNGLGITPAAARA, encoded by the coding sequence ATGATGGCGGACCTGGATAGCACCTTCCACATCCTTCCCCACAAAGAGCATACACCGTCCCGGGATGTACCGACCCGAGTACAGGTCTCTCCTGGGGTGCTCGCGGGGGAATACGTTCTCAAGGCGGTCCTGGCTTCGGGGGGGCACGGGGCCGTGTACGAGGCGGAACACCGCATCCTCGGCCGGCGCGCCGCGGTGAAGGTGTTGCATCCGCACCTGACGGATCAGGGCGAGATGTTGCAACGCTTCGTGCGCGAGGCGCGGGTCGTCAATCAGATCCGCCACCCGCATATCGTCGACGTGTACGACTTCGGCATGCTGCCGGATGGCAGTCCTTACTATGTCATGGAGCTGCTGCCGGGCCGCACGCTCAGCCAGCTCCTGCACGAGCGGGGACGCTTGTCGCCGGAGCGGGCACTCGCCTTCCTGGAGCCGGTGTGCGAGGCGTTGGAGGCGGCCCACCGCGCGGGCGTGGTGCACCGGGATCTCAAGGCGAGCAACGTGGCCGTGGTGTCCGAGGGCGAGCCCCCGGTGGTGAAGCTGCTCGACTTCGGCATCGCCAAGTTCATCCACCCCGAGCCGGGCCAGGAGGGGCTGACGATCGCCGGCCAGCGCCTGGGCACCTCGCAGGCCATGGCACCCGAGCAGTTCCGCAGCGGCAACATCGGCCCCACCACGGACGTGTACGCGCTGGGCGTGCTGCTCTACCAGATGCTCACCGGCCACTACCCCTTCCAGTCCGATGACCGGCTGGAGGTGGAGCGCATGCACCTGGAGGCTCCCCCGCCGCGGCCGAGCACCGAGGCGCCCGTGCCGCCCGCGGTGGACGCGGTGGTGTTGCGCTGCCTGGAGAAGGAGGCCGAGCACCGCTACCCGGACGTGGACTCCTTCCGCACCGCGCTGCGCGAGGCGGTACTGCCCGCGTCCACCACCCGGCTCACCGCCATCAGCCGCAGCGTGCGCGCCTTCGCCCTGCATGCCGAGGTGGTGCTCGAGGAGGGCGCCGAGGACGACGCCGCCTACACCACCGTCTCCGAGGTGCTCGACGGGCTCGAGCAGGACCTGCGCGCCGCGGGCTTCGTGCTCGCCGTGCAGACCGGCATGGCGCTCTTGGGGGTGCGTCCGCTCGACGAGCCGCCGCGCACGGGCGCGCGCGAGTTGCTGGAGACGGCGCACCAGCTCCACGAGCGGGCCCAGGCCCGCGCCCGAGGCACCCGCGTGAGCGTGCGCGCCTGCGTCCACGTGGGCCAGGTGGATGCCCGGCGCGGCCCCGAGGGCATCGACATCACCGGCGGTCCCCTGGCGGACATCGCCGGCTGGGTGGTGCGCGACACGAACGGGTTGGGCATCACCCCCGCGGCCGCGCGCGCCTGA
- a CDS encoding ATP-binding protein encodes MLMKMVDDLTMCGGPAKPLAAAESACLILTSTTTPAAIGKVFRIEAGEHVLGRGADAGFQINDHGVSRRHARITRTPEGGFHLADLGSTNGTYLNGVRIASAELHEGDRVQIGTVTVLRFSMRELVEQGEEQLRQALSAARVGIWDWNAVTGAVTWSEQVDRLLSLPVGSLSGRPTDLGEVVQPGDLKRVREALATALAQRAHLDVEYRIEVTGARGRWLSCKGDVLCDETGAPVRITGTVMDITERKLAEQELRRQALIFESLCEGVVITDRGGRIIDWNASAEKMFGRGKAEALGQTLSALLHPGQEDKRTGEVLAALEAQGRWTGELDFQRPDGTQCSCESVVAPLRDAEGRTIAHILVHRDTTERRLLQSRLQVADRLASVGTLGAGVAHEINNPLAYMLVNLHLVSERLERFKQSAVGSEVDPLQQVVRETVEGAERIASIVRDLKTFARGQQEDKLGPVDASKAVELACKMADNVIKHRARLVTQFEPVPAVQGSESRLCQVFLNLLLNAAHAIPEGDAQEHEIRVVIRSHGASEVVVEVRDTGVGMTPEVRARVFDPFFTTKPVGEGTGLGLSICHGIIDSMGGRIGVDSTPGKGSTFRVFLGIAGTPMEARSEPEPLVAVGRARILVVDDEPYVTRALQRSLSPEHEVATVNGARAALKLLEQGNRYDLILCDVMMPGMTGMDLYAELNRSAPDQALRVVFMTGGAFTPRALSFLQEVPNPKLSKPLDLRQLRALVGRSAQLQGSASNDAASPPVPLLREGAR; translated from the coding sequence ATGCTCATGAAGATGGTGGACGACCTCACGATGTGTGGAGGGCCGGCGAAGCCACTCGCCGCCGCCGAGAGCGCATGCCTCATCCTCACCAGCACCACGACCCCGGCGGCCATCGGCAAGGTGTTCCGCATCGAGGCCGGCGAGCACGTGCTCGGACGGGGCGCGGACGCGGGCTTTCAAATCAATGACCATGGGGTGTCGCGCCGGCACGCGCGCATCACCCGCACGCCCGAGGGCGGCTTCCACCTGGCGGACCTCGGCTCCACCAACGGCACCTACCTCAATGGCGTGCGCATCGCGTCCGCCGAGCTGCACGAGGGGGACCGGGTGCAGATCGGCACCGTGACGGTGCTGCGCTTCTCCATGCGCGAACTGGTGGAGCAGGGCGAGGAGCAGCTGCGCCAGGCGCTGAGCGCGGCGCGCGTGGGCATCTGGGATTGGAACGCGGTGACGGGCGCGGTGACGTGGAGCGAGCAGGTGGACAGGCTCTTGAGTCTGCCGGTCGGCTCGCTGTCGGGCAGGCCCACGGACCTGGGCGAGGTGGTGCAGCCGGGGGACTTGAAGCGGGTGCGCGAGGCGCTCGCCACGGCGCTCGCCCAGCGCGCGCACCTGGACGTGGAGTACCGCATCGAGGTGACGGGCGCGCGCGGCCGGTGGTTGTCGTGCAAGGGCGACGTGCTGTGCGACGAGACGGGCGCGCCCGTGCGCATCACCGGCACGGTGATGGACATCACCGAGCGCAAGCTGGCCGAGCAGGAGCTGCGCCGTCAGGCGCTCATCTTCGAGAGCTTGTGCGAGGGCGTGGTCATCACGGACCGGGGCGGGCGCATCATCGACTGGAACGCGAGCGCGGAGAAGATGTTCGGCCGGGGCAAGGCCGAGGCGCTCGGGCAGACGCTCTCGGCGCTCCTGCATCCGGGACAGGAGGACAAGCGCACGGGCGAGGTGCTCGCGGCGCTGGAGGCGCAGGGGCGGTGGACGGGGGAGCTGGACTTCCAGCGGCCCGACGGCACGCAGTGCTCGTGCGAGTCCGTGGTGGCGCCGCTGCGCGACGCGGAGGGGCGGACCATCGCGCACATCCTCGTGCACCGCGACACCACCGAGCGCCGGCTGTTGCAGAGCCGCCTGCAGGTGGCCGACCGGCTCGCGTCGGTGGGCACGCTGGGCGCGGGCGTGGCGCATGAAATCAACAACCCACTGGCCTACATGCTCGTCAACCTGCACCTGGTGTCCGAGCGCCTCGAGCGCTTCAAGCAATCGGCGGTGGGCTCCGAGGTGGATCCGCTACAGCAGGTGGTGCGCGAGACGGTGGAGGGCGCCGAGCGCATCGCCTCCATCGTGCGGGACTTGAAGACGTTCGCCCGCGGCCAGCAGGAGGACAAGCTGGGGCCGGTGGACGCGAGCAAGGCGGTGGAGCTGGCGTGCAAGATGGCGGACAACGTCATCAAGCACCGCGCCCGGCTGGTGACGCAGTTCGAGCCGGTGCCGGCGGTGCAGGGCAGCGAGTCGCGCCTGTGCCAGGTGTTCCTCAACCTGCTGCTCAACGCGGCGCATGCCATCCCCGAGGGGGACGCGCAGGAGCATGAAATCCGCGTCGTCATCCGCTCCCATGGCGCGAGCGAGGTGGTGGTGGAGGTGCGCGACACGGGCGTGGGCATGACGCCCGAGGTGCGCGCGCGCGTGTTCGATCCCTTCTTCACCACCAAGCCCGTGGGCGAGGGGACGGGACTGGGGTTGTCCATCTGCCACGGCATCATCGACTCGATGGGGGGCCGCATCGGTGTGGACAGCACGCCCGGCAAGGGCAGCACCTTCCGCGTGTTCCTCGGCATCGCGGGCACGCCCATGGAGGCGCGCTCGGAGCCGGAGCCGCTGGTCGCGGTGGGCCGGGCGCGCATCCTCGTGGTGGACGACGAGCCGTACGTGACGCGGGCGTTGCAGCGCTCGCTGTCGCCCGAGCACGAGGTGGCCACCGTCAACGGGGCTCGCGCCGCGCTCAAGCTGCTCGAGCAGGGCAACCGCTACGATCTCATCCTCTGTGACGTGATGATGCCGGGGATGACGGGCATGGACCTGTACGCCGAGCTCAACCGCAGCGCGCCGGACCAGGCCCTGCGCGTGGTCTTCATGACGGGCGGGGCCTTCACCCCGCGCGCGTTGAGCTTCCTGCAGGAGGTGCCCAACCCGAAGCTCAGCAAGCCGTTGGACCTGCGCCAGCTCCGGGCCCTGGTGGGCCGCTCCGCCCAGTTGCAGGGCTCCGCGTCCAACGACGCGGCGAGTCCGCCGGTGCCCCTGCTGCGGGAAGGTGCGAGGTGA
- a CDS encoding OPT/YSL family transporter, with protein sequence MSERQADLARGEASRPSLESPPPSLQAIAPEPSALAEWTPRAWLVGSGIGAMLAVTNVYMGLKTGIWESGCLMSALLAFGGLSVLSRSGAPLSPLETNLAQTTAVSVGATPASAGLIGAVPALALLGTQPPGWAVAAWGVGLGALGVLFAYLSRRRLLEEEALPFPTGVATSQLISTLHSTGSAYAARARGLWVSGVLSAVLTWLRDARGVIPGASLLPASVRLGGVGADSLMLGVGWMPMLLGIGVLAGPHAGLSLLLGSALAWGGVAPWLVHTGKAAADYGELSSWLLWPGVGLMVGASATSLLSQLRALPAMVGDIRALGAHREGWESAVGLGVGRAVLPVILLCLLAGTWAFGLGPLELLLALGMTFPLCAVCARATGQSDIAPISHVGQLTQVGFGMVAPGREGLNIAAGAVVSGAASHTSASLWSLQAGRLLGARASRQFLAQLSGLLWGVAVAVPTYFVLVSVYGLESSVLPVPTARQFKAVAQLTSQGLAGLPPASALAMGGAFVVGGLLSVAGSRERWARMLPSAAAMAIGLFVPAYYAVTICLGSLLVSAVGRLRPSALQPVQAMGTGAILGETLLGVLIAVLIASGLMAPPG encoded by the coding sequence GTGAGCGAGCGGCAGGCGGACCTCGCGCGAGGGGAAGCCTCGCGTCCGTCCCTGGAGTCGCCACCGCCCTCGCTCCAGGCCATTGCGCCGGAGCCCTCCGCGCTGGCCGAGTGGACGCCGCGCGCGTGGCTGGTGGGCTCGGGCATTGGCGCGATGCTCGCCGTCACCAATGTCTACATGGGACTGAAGACGGGCATCTGGGAGTCCGGGTGCCTGATGTCGGCGCTGCTGGCCTTCGGGGGCCTGTCGGTGCTCTCCCGGAGCGGCGCTCCGCTCTCGCCCCTGGAGACGAACCTCGCCCAGACGACCGCTGTCTCCGTGGGGGCGACGCCCGCGAGCGCGGGGCTCATCGGCGCGGTGCCCGCGCTGGCGCTGTTGGGCACGCAGCCTCCCGGTTGGGCGGTGGCGGCGTGGGGCGTGGGGCTGGGCGCGCTGGGCGTGCTCTTCGCCTACCTGTCGCGACGGCGGCTGTTGGAGGAGGAGGCGCTGCCGTTTCCCACCGGGGTGGCCACCTCGCAGCTCATCTCCACGCTGCACTCCACGGGCTCGGCCTACGCGGCGCGGGCACGGGGCTTGTGGGTGAGTGGCGTGCTCTCCGCGGTGCTTACCTGGCTGAGGGACGCGCGCGGGGTGATTCCCGGGGCGTCGCTGCTGCCGGCGAGCGTGCGGCTGGGGGGGGTGGGCGCGGACAGCCTGATGCTGGGAGTGGGGTGGATGCCGATGCTGCTGGGCATTGGCGTGCTCGCGGGTCCCCATGCGGGCTTGAGCCTGCTGCTGGGCTCGGCGCTGGCCTGGGGCGGGGTGGCGCCCTGGCTCGTCCACACCGGGAAGGCGGCGGCCGACTATGGCGAGCTGTCCTCCTGGCTGTTGTGGCCGGGCGTGGGGTTGATGGTGGGGGCGTCGGCCACGTCGCTGCTGTCCCAGTTGCGCGCGCTGCCGGCGATGGTGGGGGACATACGGGCGCTCGGTGCGCACCGCGAGGGCTGGGAGTCCGCGGTGGGCCTTGGGGTGGGGCGGGCGGTGCTTCCCGTCATCCTCCTGTGCCTGCTGGCGGGCACCTGGGCCTTCGGGTTGGGCCCGCTCGAGTTGCTGCTGGCGCTGGGGATGACCTTCCCGCTGTGCGCGGTGTGCGCCCGGGCGACGGGGCAGTCGGACATCGCGCCCATCAGCCATGTGGGCCAGCTCACGCAGGTGGGCTTCGGCATGGTGGCGCCTGGGCGGGAGGGCCTCAACATCGCGGCCGGAGCGGTGGTGTCCGGGGCCGCGTCGCACACCAGCGCGAGCCTGTGGTCGCTCCAGGCGGGCCGGCTGCTGGGCGCCCGTGCCTCACGCCAGTTCCTCGCGCAGTTGTCGGGACTCCTGTGGGGCGTCGCGGTGGCCGTTCCCACCTACTTCGTGCTGGTGTCGGTGTACGGGCTCGAGTCGAGCGTGCTGCCCGTGCCCACCGCGAGGCAATTCAAGGCCGTGGCGCAGCTCACCTCCCAGGGCCTCGCGGGCCTGCCGCCCGCCTCCGCGCTGGCCATGGGCGGGGCCTTCGTCGTGGGGGGCCTGTTGTCGGTGGCGGGCTCGCGCGAGCGCTGGGCCCGGATGCTGCCCTCGGCGGCGGCCATGGCCATCGGGCTGTTCGTGCCGGCCTACTACGCGGTGACGATCTGCCTGGGCTCCCTGCTGGTCTCCGCCGTGGGCCGTCTGCGGCCCTCCGCGCTCCAGCCCGTGCAGGCCATGGGCACCGGCGCCATCCTCGGCGAGACGCTCCTGGGCGTGCTCATCGCGGTGTTGATCGCCTCCGGCCTCATGGCTCCGCCGGGGTGA